From the genome of Alphaproteobacteria bacterium, one region includes:
- a CDS encoding DUF2793 domain-containing protein: MSSTGRLQLPYIVTAQAQKEVTHNDGLNRLDAFVTPVVADIASAPPGSPTEGDLYIVGASATGDFAGEEDNLAQYLTGGWVFYTPFKWMDAFVEASDSRYAYDGSGWVPFGLIMKDTGEYLRVGHQQEDVTVDSGAFKDTTITIPNRSILLTVNVRVLTAVTGATSFDVGIAGETSKFGGSIGIGQDSTNIGIIGPTAFYSDTAVRLTANGSNFTGGVIRTTMQYLQPRGPWNW, translated from the coding sequence ATGAGTAGCACAGGAAGATTGCAATTACCATATATTGTCACAGCGCAGGCTCAAAAAGAAGTGACGCATAATGACGGGCTGAATCGCCTAGATGCTTTTGTAACACCGGTGGTGGCAGATATTGCCAGCGCACCGCCAGGCAGCCCAACAGAGGGTGATCTGTATATTGTGGGTGCAAGTGCCACTGGTGATTTTGCTGGCGAGGAAGATAACCTGGCACAGTATCTCACTGGTGGCTGGGTGTTTTATACACCATTCAAATGGATGGATGCGTTTGTTGAAGCCTCTGACAGCAGATATGCTTATGACGGCTCTGGCTGGGTGCCATTTGGCCTAATCATGAAAGACACCGGAGAATATCTGCGGGTTGGCCACCAGCAGGAAGATGTCACGGTGGATTCCGGTGCATTTAAGGATACCACTATCACTATTCCTAACCGATCTATCCTTCTTACCGTGAATGTACGTGTGCTAACTGCTGTGACCGGCGCTACTTCATTTGATGTTGGCATTGCCGGTGAAACCAGCAAGTTCGGCGGCTCTATCGGTATAGGCCAAGATTCTACCAATATCGGAATCATCGGCCCGACCGCATTTTATTCAGATACGGCAGTGCGCCTGACCGCCAATGGCAGCAATTTCACCGGTGGGGTGATCCGCACCACCATGCAATATCTGCAGCCACGCGGCCCTTGGAATTGGTAG
- a CDS encoding YHYH domain-containing protein, whose protein sequence is MFNKIMMISVMGILLLSAATATAHPGRTNSEGCHNDRKNGTYHCH, encoded by the coding sequence ATGTTTAATAAAATTATGATGATCTCGGTTATGGGCATACTGCTGCTATCTGCCGCAACTGCCACAGCACACCCTGGGCGCACTAACTCAGAAGGTTGTCACAATGACCGTAAAAACGGCACTTATCACTGCCACTAA